A window of the Blastocatellia bacterium genome harbors these coding sequences:
- the groL gene encoding chaperonin GroEL (60 kDa chaperone family; promotes refolding of misfolded polypeptides especially under stressful conditions; forms two stacked rings of heptamers to form a barrel-shaped 14mer; ends can be capped by GroES; misfolded proteins enter the barrel where they are refolded when GroES binds), translated as MTAKVIVHGEESRQAILRGVNKLAEAVKVTLGPKGRNVVLEKKFGSPTITKDGVTVAKEIELEDKLENMGAQMVREVASKTSDVAGDGTTTATVLAQAIFREGVKAVAAGMNPMALKRGIDKAVEQVVDNIKKQAKPVKGDAIAHVGTISANGDTTIGNLIAEAMDKVGKDGVITVEESKTMQTELEVVEGMQFDRGYLSPYFVTDPERMECVLEDCYILLHEKKISSMKDLLPVLEQVAKSGKSLLIVAEDVEGEALATLVVNRLRGTLHVCAVKAPGFGDRRKAMLQDIAILTGGKCFTEDLGIKLENVRLEDLGRAKKVVVDKDNTTIVEGAGKPVEIEARVRQIRNQIEETTSDYDREKLQERLAKLVGGVAVIKVGAATETELKEKKARVEDAMHATRAAIEEGIVPGGGVTYIRALKALEKFTLEDPDEQTGVNIVRRALEEPLRMIAQNAGEEGSIVVEKVRNSKDPNFGYNAATGQYSDLVNDGVIDPAKVSRTALQNAASIAGLMLTTEALVSEVPEKKKAAAPAPAGGGDMDF; from the coding sequence ATGACAGCAAAAGTGATTGTACACGGTGAAGAGTCTCGTCAGGCTATTTTGCGAGGTGTGAATAAATTGGCCGAAGCCGTCAAGGTCACGTTGGGTCCCAAAGGCCGCAACGTTGTGTTAGAAAAGAAGTTCGGTTCACCGACCATCACCAAAGATGGGGTGACGGTGGCCAAGGAAATCGAATTGGAAGATAAGCTGGAAAACATGGGTGCGCAGATGGTGCGCGAGGTGGCTTCCAAGACATCCGATGTGGCTGGGGATGGGACGACGACGGCGACCGTGTTGGCTCAGGCCATTTTCCGTGAGGGGGTCAAGGCAGTCGCAGCCGGTATGAACCCGATGGCCCTCAAACGCGGAATTGACAAGGCCGTTGAGCAAGTTGTGGACAACATCAAGAAACAAGCTAAGCCGGTCAAAGGCGATGCGATTGCTCATGTCGGCACGATTTCCGCCAATGGCGATACCACCATCGGCAACCTGATTGCTGAAGCGATGGATAAGGTCGGCAAGGATGGCGTGATCACGGTGGAAGAGTCCAAGACCATGCAGACGGAGCTCGAGGTGGTCGAAGGGATGCAGTTTGATCGTGGCTACCTGTCTCCGTACTTTGTGACCGATCCTGAACGAATGGAGTGCGTGTTGGAAGACTGCTACATTTTGCTGCATGAGAAGAAGATCAGCTCGATGAAAGACCTGCTGCCGGTGTTGGAGCAAGTCGCCAAGTCGGGCAAGTCTCTCTTGATTGTGGCTGAAGATGTGGAAGGCGAAGCCTTGGCTACGCTAGTAGTGAACCGGTTGCGCGGCACACTCCATGTTTGTGCGGTCAAAGCGCCAGGCTTTGGTGATCGGCGCAAAGCGATGCTGCAAGACATTGCTATTTTGACGGGCGGCAAGTGCTTCACCGAAGACCTCGGCATCAAGTTAGAGAACGTGCGATTGGAAGACCTCGGTCGGGCCAAGAAGGTTGTCGTGGATAAGGACAACACGACGATCGTTGAAGGGGCCGGCAAGCCGGTTGAGATCGAGGCCCGCGTTCGTCAAATTCGCAATCAGATTGAAGAGACCACGTCAGACTATGACCGCGAGAAACTGCAAGAGCGGCTGGCCAAACTGGTCGGCGGCGTGGCGGTGATCAAAGTTGGCGCGGCCACGGAAACCGAGCTGAAAGAGAAGAAGGCTCGCGTGGAAGACGCCATGCACGCAACGCGCGCAGCCATTGAAGAAGGCATCGTTCCCGGCGGCGGCGTCACCTATATTCGTGCGTTGAAGGCGTTAGAGAAATTCACCCTTGAAGACCCTGATGAACAGACAGGCGTCAATATCGTTCGTCGGGCGCTGGAGGAGCCGTTGCGCATGATTGCCCAGAACGCTGGCGAAGAAGGCTCCATTGTGGTCGAAAAAGTTCGCAACAGCAAAGACCCGAACTTTGGTTACAATGCGGCCACTGGACAATATAGCGACCTGGTCAATGATGGCGTGATTGATCCGGCTAAAGTCAGTCGGACGGCACTCCAGAATGCGGCCTCCATTGCCGGGCTGATGTTGACGACCGAAGCGTTAGTCTCCGAAGTGCCGGAGAAGAAGAAAGCTGCCGCGCCGGCTCCTGCAGGCGGTGGTGACATGGACTTCTAA
- a CDS encoding M12 family metallo-peptidase, which translates to MITCNGSQRQTTLLLWIIAGSIILMQQVVPSSTVIGITNPTHLTRRVMQPAANSAQPSPASLTWTIKAERDVSADIGIPGAHEVKLVRGNGGNDPRGHLPMRIRFVLDDDRVSEFQMEPFDIFTPDARLIGMTERGAIPVTRPTVHLYQGRAVDGSGGTLFLSVTGDEYYAIIRHRGQTLSIQPSGKADGRCLVIPEGVVPPSGAMACSVVGPPVAWADGADPSNADQPLSQVSGTRLEADVMVDVAYGLFTDFGSDATRTANYVATLWGAVSHIYERDINIQIRISTLVIWMTPQGQFSAPTIQAIHDNYASYVRGNRSNISRDAAHLLGYWRGLGGYAIREGLCSDLRGIAVSSIHGIYRFPVDVPATPYIWDVDVVAHELGHVFGSPHTNCYNPPIDRCIGNEAGCYQGPVSQSPRTIMSNCNNDKGDARLEFHPTVARFIRERVENNPGRCLSALPFMSLRYPTGGETWYIDSTQTIQWNGASGQGVVTIDVSWDGGQTFQTITANAPNRGMFEWTVSGPPTQQAMIKLSSRTDPDAFSRLFTIALPPTEFDGFAQLSPLVLNGHAIETNVPPVVFNGKTVLRLTDNGNQAASAFLSSAIPLVSPDGGALSLSTHFQFQISNARGASDTDGPGGDGLGFAIVANPTSLGGIGAGFINITPSVIIEFDTWRSPNESSGNHVGLNINGAAATNVFCLTPSCHVNTRFNNGSIWYVWIDYHGSSGMLEVRLSPSSTRPTEAFLSRQLDLRAILRQSRVYIGFVAGTGQAAQDHDIRFWSYTVRPQ; encoded by the coding sequence ATGATTACCTGCAACGGGAGTCAGAGGCAAACAACGCTCTTATTGTGGATCATCGCTGGTAGCATCATACTGATGCAACAGGTCGTCCCTTCAAGCACAGTGATAGGGATAACCAATCCAACACATCTGACCCGACGAGTCATGCAGCCGGCGGCCAATTCTGCCCAACCCTCACCAGCTTCCTTAACGTGGACGATCAAAGCCGAGCGGGATGTAAGCGCCGACATCGGTATACCGGGCGCACACGAGGTCAAATTGGTTCGCGGCAATGGCGGCAACGACCCGCGTGGTCACCTACCCATGCGGATACGCTTCGTCCTGGACGACGACCGTGTGTCAGAGTTCCAGATGGAGCCCTTTGATATATTCACACCTGACGCCCGATTGATCGGCATGACTGAGCGAGGAGCGATTCCTGTAACTCGGCCCACTGTCCATCTGTATCAGGGCCGTGCTGTTGATGGCAGCGGTGGGACGCTGTTTCTCTCGGTCACCGGCGACGAGTATTATGCCATCATTCGCCACCGGGGTCAGACGTTGAGCATTCAACCATCAGGCAAGGCCGATGGACGTTGTTTGGTGATCCCCGAGGGAGTCGTGCCGCCATCGGGTGCTATGGCGTGTTCGGTGGTAGGACCGCCAGTCGCGTGGGCTGATGGCGCCGATCCCTCCAACGCCGATCAACCGCTCAGTCAGGTTTCCGGCACACGACTAGAAGCTGACGTCATGGTAGATGTAGCCTATGGGTTGTTCACCGATTTCGGCAGCGATGCAACGCGAACAGCCAATTACGTGGCTACATTATGGGGCGCCGTTTCACACATCTACGAGCGCGACATCAACATACAAATTCGCATCAGCACGCTTGTGATTTGGATGACGCCGCAGGGTCAGTTCAGCGCTCCCACAATCCAAGCGATTCACGACAATTATGCGAGCTACGTCAGAGGCAACCGCTCCAACATATCAAGGGACGCAGCTCATCTGTTAGGTTACTGGCGCGGCCTTGGCGGTTATGCGATTCGAGAAGGACTCTGTTCTGACTTGCGTGGCATCGCTGTCAGTAGCATACATGGCATCTACCGGTTTCCTGTAGACGTGCCGGCGACTCCTTATATCTGGGATGTGGATGTCGTTGCGCATGAGCTTGGTCATGTATTCGGCAGTCCGCACACGAACTGTTACAACCCACCGATTGACCGCTGCATAGGTAATGAGGCGGGCTGCTATCAAGGGCCTGTCAGTCAAAGCCCTCGTACTATCATGAGTAACTGCAATAACGATAAAGGCGACGCCAGGCTGGAGTTTCACCCAACAGTTGCTCGATTCATTCGCGAGAGAGTGGAAAACAATCCAGGGCGGTGCCTCAGCGCGCTGCCGTTCATGTCGCTGCGCTATCCTACCGGTGGGGAAACCTGGTACATTGACTCGACTCAAACCATCCAGTGGAATGGCGCCTCTGGCCAAGGCGTCGTCACGATTGACGTCTCATGGGATGGTGGGCAGACGTTTCAAACCATCACTGCCAATGCTCCGAATCGAGGCATGTTTGAATGGACTGTGAGCGGCCCGCCAACTCAGCAAGCCATGATCAAACTCAGCAGTCGCACCGATCCTGATGCCTTCAGCCGCCTGTTTACGATTGCGCTTCCACCCACCGAGTTTGATGGTTTTGCTCAGCTTTCGCCACTGGTTTTGAATGGCCACGCAATCGAAACGAACGTTCCACCCGTAGTCTTCAACGGTAAAACTGTGCTGCGACTGACTGACAACGGCAACCAAGCAGCAAGCGCCTTTTTAAGTTCAGCCATTCCGCTGGTATCACCCGATGGCGGCGCTCTCTCACTGAGCACTCACTTTCAGTTTCAAATCAGCAATGCGCGCGGCGCGAGCGATACGGATGGGCCCGGAGGTGATGGGCTTGGATTTGCGATCGTGGCAAATCCAACGAGCCTCGGCGGGATCGGGGCAGGATTCATCAATATCACTCCGAGCGTGATTATTGAATTTGACACGTGGCGCTCGCCCAATGAATCGTCAGGCAATCATGTCGGGCTTAATATCAACGGAGCAGCCGCAACCAACGTCTTCTGCCTGACGCCGTCATGCCACGTCAATACACGGTTCAACAACGGCTCAATCTGGTACGTATGGATTGATTACCACGGCAGCAGCGGGATGCTGGAAGTCAGGCTATCGCCTTCCTCGACACGTCCGACTGAAGCGTTTTTGTCGCGTCAGCTTGATCTTCGCGCCATCTTGAGGCAATCGCGCGTTTACATCGGATTTGTTGCTGGGACTGGCCAGGCTGCGCAGGATCATGACATCCGATTTTGGAGCTACACAGTCAGGCCACAGTGA
- the menC gene encoding o-succinylbenzoate synthase, translated as MKIDRIELREICMPLLAPFETSFGRTTQRRILLVHLWDDQGADGWGECTAPEEPFYNHETIDTAWIILTRFVGPMLVGQPLEHPAQVRDRLRRIRGNQMAKAAVETACWELEARKQGQPLWRYLGGQRRQIECGVSIGLQPSIPQLLDRIEREINAGYRRIKLKIKPGQDVQMVRAVRQQFPDIPLMVDANAAYRLDDASLLASLDQFNLMMIEQPLAHDDLIDHAALQRQLNTPICLDESVCTFEQAQHALDIGACRIINIKLGRVGGYAEARQIQQECAQRHIPVWCGGMLESGIGRLHNIALSTLPGFTLPGDVSASKRYWQQDIIVPDVQVTPQGTIEAPMEPGLGHQIDEERIRSLTVREEVIS; from the coding sequence GTGAAGATTGATCGCATCGAGCTGCGGGAAATTTGCATGCCTTTGCTGGCGCCGTTCGAGACGAGTTTCGGACGGACCACGCAGCGAAGGATTTTGCTTGTCCATCTGTGGGATGACCAGGGCGCTGATGGATGGGGTGAATGCACAGCTCCAGAGGAGCCGTTTTACAACCACGAGACGATTGATACCGCCTGGATCATCTTGACCCGCTTTGTTGGTCCGATGTTGGTAGGGCAGCCGTTGGAACATCCTGCACAGGTCAGAGATCGCCTTCGGCGCATTCGCGGCAATCAGATGGCGAAAGCGGCAGTCGAAACAGCGTGCTGGGAACTGGAAGCCCGAAAACAAGGCCAGCCGCTATGGCGCTACTTGGGTGGTCAACGACGTCAAATCGAGTGCGGCGTCTCCATCGGACTTCAGCCTTCCATCCCGCAGTTGCTCGATCGAATTGAACGGGAAATCAACGCTGGCTACCGACGCATTAAGCTGAAAATCAAACCCGGCCAGGATGTCCAGATGGTCCGCGCCGTGCGCCAGCAATTTCCAGATATTCCATTGATGGTGGATGCCAATGCGGCCTATCGGCTGGACGATGCCTCTCTGCTGGCGTCGTTGGATCAGTTCAATCTGATGATGATTGAACAGCCACTAGCCCACGACGATCTGATTGATCATGCAGCATTGCAACGGCAACTCAACACGCCCATTTGTCTGGATGAATCAGTCTGCACGTTTGAACAGGCGCAGCACGCTCTGGACATCGGCGCTTGTCGCATTATCAACATCAAACTTGGGCGCGTCGGCGGTTACGCCGAAGCTCGCCAAATTCAGCAGGAGTGCGCCCAGCGACACATTCCCGTGTGGTGCGGCGGCATGTTAGAATCGGGCATCGGACGATTGCACAACATCGCGCTGTCAACACTGCCAGGCTTTACATTGCCCGGGGATGTCTCAGCAAGCAAGCGGTACTGGCAACAAGACATTATCGTGCCGGATGTTCAAGTCACACCGCAGGGCACAATCGAAGCGCCGATGGAACCCGGCCTCGGTCATCAGATTGATGAGGAGCGAATCCGTTCCCTCACCGTTCGAGAGGAAGTCATCTCGTGA
- the ligA gene encoding NAD-dependent DNA ligase LigA: protein MSPRPDQVAKEVERLREEIRHHDYRYYVLADPEISDAEYDRLMRRLRELEQAHPELITPDSPTQRVSGQPVEGFDTYVHARPMRSLDNSYNEADIRAFDRRVRQVAGGRRFHYVAELKIDGVSLALHYTNGVLIRAVTRGDGVRGEVVTSNARTIRSLPLRIPTAALNVLEKKREAARGGPLFAAGNELFIEVRAEVYLPTHIFLKLNQERADAGEPLFANPRNAAAGTLKLLDPQLVAQRRLDLFCYELWLNNEHPFATHWESLQWLKEAGFKVNPASRRCRSIDEVIEHYEQFRQQRDELGYEVDGTVVKVDETTLQDELGATAKAPRWAMAYKFPARQATTRVKDIIVQVGRTGALTPVAVLEPVEIGGVTVSRSTLHNEDEIARLRLMVGDWVLVERSGDVIPKVVKVIESKRSGREKPFVMPDRCPVCGSSVVRPEGEAIRRCLSAECPARLKASLAFFAHRRAMDIEGLGEALIEQLVDRKLVTSLADLYRLRLEDLVPLERMGIKSASNLLAQIEASKTRELSRVIFALGIRHVGERTAQVLAEHFGSIENLQKASLEELQAITDIGPVVAQSIRDWFDEPRNQQMLKRLQAAGVRMQEERKLVPRAGKFSGKQFVLTGRLQTMTRDEAARRIEQLGGRVTSSVSKKTDYVIVGEEAGSKLEKAQALGIRLLTEDQFLKLLSE, encoded by the coding sequence GTGAGCCCACGTCCCGACCAGGTTGCCAAAGAAGTTGAGCGACTGCGCGAGGAAATTCGGCATCATGATTATCGCTACTACGTGCTGGCTGATCCTGAGATATCCGATGCCGAGTACGATCGCTTGATGCGCCGATTGCGCGAGCTGGAGCAGGCACATCCGGAATTGATCACGCCTGATAGCCCGACACAGCGGGTTTCCGGTCAACCGGTCGAAGGATTTGATACCTACGTTCATGCGCGACCGATGCGCTCGCTCGATAACAGCTACAACGAGGCCGATATTCGAGCCTTTGATCGGCGTGTGCGTCAAGTGGCTGGCGGTCGTCGCTTCCATTATGTCGCCGAGTTGAAAATTGATGGCGTGAGCTTGGCCTTGCACTACACCAATGGCGTGCTGATACGCGCCGTCACGCGGGGCGACGGCGTGCGTGGTGAAGTGGTGACGAGCAATGCCCGGACCATCCGCTCGCTGCCGTTGCGAATTCCGACAGCCGCACTAAACGTGTTGGAGAAAAAAAGAGAAGCAGCTCGCGGCGGTCCACTGTTTGCCGCTGGAAATGAACTCTTCATCGAAGTTCGCGCAGAAGTCTACTTGCCGACGCACATATTTTTGAAACTGAATCAAGAGCGAGCCGATGCTGGCGAGCCATTATTCGCCAATCCGCGCAATGCGGCAGCGGGGACATTGAAGCTCCTGGACCCACAGCTTGTGGCTCAACGGCGGCTTGATCTGTTTTGCTATGAGCTGTGGCTCAACAATGAGCATCCATTTGCCACGCATTGGGAATCGTTGCAGTGGCTCAAAGAGGCAGGCTTCAAGGTCAATCCTGCCAGTCGCCGTTGCCGCTCCATTGACGAAGTCATCGAGCACTATGAGCAGTTTCGCCAGCAGCGTGATGAGCTGGGGTACGAAGTTGATGGGACGGTCGTCAAAGTTGACGAGACAACACTGCAGGATGAATTAGGCGCGACAGCCAAAGCCCCGCGTTGGGCTATGGCCTATAAGTTTCCGGCTCGACAGGCGACAACGCGGGTCAAAGACATCATCGTTCAGGTTGGACGCACCGGCGCTTTAACGCCGGTGGCCGTTTTAGAACCGGTTGAAATCGGAGGCGTCACGGTTTCGCGCTCGACTTTACATAATGAGGATGAAATCGCTCGGCTCAGACTGATGGTGGGTGATTGGGTCTTGGTCGAACGAAGCGGTGATGTGATTCCCAAGGTCGTCAAAGTGATTGAAAGCAAACGAAGCGGTCGGGAAAAACCCTTTGTCATGCCAGACCGTTGCCCCGTTTGTGGTAGTTCTGTCGTGCGGCCTGAAGGCGAGGCGATCCGTCGGTGTCTGTCAGCAGAATGTCCCGCGAGGTTGAAGGCGTCGCTGGCATTCTTCGCACATCGCCGAGCAATGGATATTGAAGGCTTGGGCGAGGCTTTGATTGAGCAACTGGTGGATCGTAAGCTTGTAACCAGCCTTGCTGATTTGTACCGCTTGCGACTGGAAGACCTCGTCCCACTAGAGCGCATGGGAATCAAGTCGGCGAGTAATCTACTCGCTCAAATTGAGGCGAGCAAAACGCGCGAACTATCGCGTGTCATCTTTGCGCTCGGTATTCGTCATGTTGGCGAAAGAACTGCACAAGTGCTGGCCGAGCATTTCGGTTCAATCGAAAATTTGCAGAAGGCATCACTCGAAGAGTTGCAGGCGATCACTGACATCGGTCCTGTCGTGGCACAATCTATCCGAGATTGGTTCGACGAACCACGGAATCAACAGATGCTAAAGCGACTGCAGGCTGCCGGCGTGCGTATGCAAGAAGAGCGAAAACTCGTACCGCGAGCAGGGAAGTTCAGCGGCAAGCAATTTGTTTTGACAGGACGCTTGCAGACAATGACCCGCGATGAGGCAGCGCGTCGAATCGAACAACTGGGCGGACGCGTCACTTCCTCTGTCAGCAAAAAGACCGATTATGTCATCGTCGGCGAAGAGGCCGGATCGAAACTGGAAAAAGCGCAGGCTTTAGGAATTCGCCTGCTGACCGAAGATCAATTTCTGAAGCTGCTCAGCGAATAG
- a CDS encoding glycosyltransferase family 2 protein yields MKMTNCFDLSIIIPAYNEADRIGHSLEQICLYLDRQPWSVQVIVVNDGSSDDTIQVVEQSRHLLMTEQRRLELVSNSVNRGKGYCVKTGAMRAEGGIIVLTDADLSAPIDQLADLVIPIHQGQYDVVIGSRAIDRRLIQQRQPFWREYAGRLFNILMRLITGLPFKDTQCGFKAFRGDLIRPIFQRQRLDGFAFDVEVLYLAWKAGLRIKEIPVVWNHVEGSRVHIFRDSFKMLMDLVKVKIHDWHGDYHSPTT; encoded by the coding sequence ATGAAAATGACTAACTGCTTTGATCTATCCATTATTATCCCGGCCTACAATGAGGCTGACCGAATCGGGCATAGTTTGGAGCAAATCTGCTTATATTTGGATAGGCAACCGTGGTCTGTTCAAGTGATTGTTGTCAATGATGGCTCGTCCGATGACACGATCCAAGTTGTTGAGCAATCGCGTCATCTTCTAATGACTGAGCAGAGGCGGCTTGAATTAGTCTCCAACAGCGTGAATCGTGGTAAAGGATATTGTGTCAAGACAGGGGCCATGCGGGCTGAGGGGGGGATCATTGTTTTGACGGATGCTGATCTGTCAGCCCCGATTGACCAGCTTGCAGACTTAGTTATACCGATTCATCAAGGTCAGTATGACGTGGTCATCGGATCGCGGGCTATTGATCGGAGGCTCATCCAGCAGCGCCAACCCTTCTGGCGTGAGTATGCCGGACGGCTTTTCAATATCCTGATGCGCTTGATCACCGGCCTGCCGTTCAAAGATACGCAATGTGGATTTAAGGCATTCCGAGGCGACCTGATCAGACCGATCTTTCAACGACAACGGCTGGACGGGTTTGCATTTGATGTCGAAGTTCTCTACTTAGCCTGGAAAGCAGGACTCCGCATCAAGGAAATCCCCGTCGTGTGGAATCATGTTGAAGGCAGCCGGGTCCATATCTTCAGGGACTCCTTCAAAATGCTGATGGATTTAGTCAAGGTAAAAATCCACGACTGGCACGGCGATTATCACTCACCTACCACTTAG
- the groES gene encoding co-chaperone GroES, producing MAVNIRPLHDRIVVKRLEPEEEVRGGIIIPDTAKEKPQQGEVVAVGNGKILDNGTRLSLDVQVGDRVLFGKYSGTEVKIEDEEFLILREDEVLGVIEGVEKAKKAGK from the coding sequence ATGGCAGTTAATATCAGACCATTACATGATCGAATTGTTGTCAAGCGACTGGAACCCGAGGAGGAAGTCCGAGGCGGGATCATTATTCCTGATACAGCCAAAGAGAAACCCCAACAGGGAGAAGTCGTGGCCGTTGGCAATGGGAAAATTCTGGATAACGGCACACGGCTGAGTTTGGACGTTCAAGTGGGTGATCGAGTGCTGTTTGGCAAGTATTCAGGCACGGAAGTGAAGATTGAAGATGAAGAGTTCTTGATCCTGCGCGAGGACGAGGTCCTGGGCGTTATCGAGGGTGTTGAAAAAGCCAAGAAGGCTGGCAAGTAA
- a CDS encoding serine protease — protein sequence MIARRNQSAVVLIQLDFALVDQEGVVVSEGRSEGTGFAFDARGYIATNYHIVRPWEFDESLQGSRTQPQTRSLRVIFADQPAKEALPATFYRGSKEWDVALLSIQPPPVMPLIEGMEPRLDMVRQGDEVAFIGFPFGSDLLNTTHQEKATTTMKRTSVSKVTNGLIQLDTPVQTGFSGSPIFNRDGKAIGIVTAEIKDDLDARPLSIGLGTPIQYVISLLGDG from the coding sequence ATGATTGCGCGCCGCAATCAGTCGGCTGTTGTGCTGATTCAACTGGATTTTGCGCTGGTTGATCAAGAGGGAGTGGTTGTCTCAGAAGGGCGCAGCGAGGGAACTGGGTTTGCCTTCGACGCTCGCGGCTACATTGCGACCAACTACCATATTGTTCGACCTTGGGAATTTGATGAATCGCTCCAGGGGTCTCGAACGCAGCCTCAGACGCGTTCACTGAGAGTGATCTTCGCTGACCAGCCGGCGAAAGAGGCTCTGCCAGCGACCTTCTATCGTGGTTCGAAAGAATGGGATGTTGCCTTGTTGAGTATCCAGCCGCCGCCGGTAATGCCCCTGATCGAAGGCATGGAGCCACGGCTCGACATGGTACGTCAGGGTGATGAAGTGGCATTCATCGGGTTCCCGTTCGGTTCTGATTTGTTGAATACAACACACCAGGAAAAGGCCACGACAACGATGAAGCGCACATCGGTGAGTAAGGTAACGAATGGCTTGATCCAGCTCGATACGCCCGTTCAGACGGGATTCAGCGGCAGCCCGATCTTCAATCGTGACGGAAAGGCCATCGGCATTGTGACAGCAGAGATCAAAGACGACCTTGATGCCAGGCCACTCTCCATTGGATTGGGCACGCCGATTCAATACGTGATTTCATTATTGGGAGACGGTTAG
- a CDS encoding GNAT family N-acetyltransferase, which translates to MIKANPVRSERSSSTTMPEIIIRPCESHDDFRQCVRLQQAVWRFSDLDTVPVHIFVVAQHTGGLVLGAFAPGDRMIGFASAFLARHQESLCFHSDMLAVLPEYQNRGVGRRLKLFQREVALQRGYNLIVWTFDPLQAANAHFNINRLGAVARQYKVNCYGSDVSSHLHRGLDTDRLLAEWWLTSDRVREHLVGARWERGSPVATVEIPANINELKTRDSGVAREWQLRVREQFSRYFAQGFYVGGFERASDGAIFRYLLFPQEP; encoded by the coding sequence ATGATCAAAGCCAATCCGGTCAGGTCAGAGCGGAGTTCATCAACGACTATGCCTGAGATCATCATTCGCCCCTGTGAATCGCATGACGACTTCCGGCAATGCGTCAGGCTTCAACAAGCCGTTTGGCGATTCTCTGATTTGGATACAGTCCCAGTACACATCTTTGTTGTTGCTCAACACACCGGCGGATTGGTGCTTGGCGCCTTTGCGCCTGGTGATCGCATGATCGGCTTTGCCAGCGCGTTTTTAGCTCGGCATCAAGAGTCGCTTTGTTTTCACTCGGATATGCTGGCGGTGCTACCTGAGTATCAGAATCGAGGGGTGGGGCGCCGCCTCAAACTGTTTCAACGAGAAGTGGCCTTACAACGAGGCTACAACCTGATTGTGTGGACGTTCGATCCGCTACAGGCCGCCAATGCCCATTTCAACATCAATCGGCTAGGCGCGGTGGCACGGCAGTATAAAGTCAATTGCTATGGGTCTGACGTCAGTAGTCATTTACACCGTGGCCTCGATACAGACCGGTTACTGGCCGAGTGGTGGCTAACCTCTGATCGTGTGCGCGAGCATCTGGTGGGCGCTCGTTGGGAGCGTGGCTCGCCTGTGGCCACGGTAGAGATTCCGGCGAATATCAATGAGCTCAAAACACGCGATAGCGGCGTCGCACGTGAGTGGCAGCTTCGCGTCCGAGAACAATTCTCACGCTATTTTGCTCAAGGATTTTATGTCGGTGGCTTTGAGCGCGCCAGTGATGGAGCGATCTTTCGCTACTTACTTTTTCCCCAAGAACCGTGA